In Candidatus Neomarinimicrobiota bacterium, a genomic segment contains:
- a CDS encoding aldo/keto reductase, whose protein sequence is MYQAAETRYDKMSYQRCGASGILLPRISLGLWHNFGEPDDYETARAMLRRAFDLGITHFDLANNYGPPYGAAETTFGKIFKEDFAGYRDELLISTKAGWDMWPGPYGDHGSRKYLIASLDQSLKRMGLDYVDIFYHHRPDTQTPLEESMGALDQIVRSGKALYVGISSYNPEQTRQAAKILRDLGTPCLIHQPKYNMFYRQPEQGLFEELKKNGMGSIVFSPLAQGVLTDRYLSGFPEDSRAVRDGRYLKPDFIKEEQLDKVHALKKIADNRGQNVAQLAIAWVLRKEEVTSALIGASKVAQIEDAAGALNNLDFTPTELDEIENIFG, encoded by the coding sequence ATGTATCAAGCTGCAGAGACACGATATGATAAAATGAGTTATCAGAGATGTGGAGCCAGTGGCATTCTTCTGCCCAGGATATCCCTTGGGTTATGGCACAACTTTGGTGAACCCGATGATTATGAAACAGCCCGTGCCATGCTCCGAAGGGCCTTCGATCTGGGTATCACCCATTTTGATTTAGCCAATAATTATGGTCCACCCTATGGAGCGGCCGAGACCACCTTTGGAAAAATATTCAAAGAAGACTTTGCTGGATATCGTGACGAGCTGCTTATTTCCACCAAAGCTGGTTGGGATATGTGGCCAGGTCCATATGGAGATCATGGGAGCAGGAAGTATTTAATTGCCAGTCTTGATCAGAGTCTCAAACGCATGGGCCTGGACTATGTGGATATTTTCTATCACCATCGTCCCGATACACAAACGCCCCTGGAAGAGAGCATGGGGGCTTTGGATCAGATTGTACGATCAGGAAAAGCACTCTATGTGGGCATCTCGTCCTACAATCCAGAGCAAACAAGGCAAGCTGCAAAAATATTAAGAGATCTCGGAACCCCTTGCCTCATCCATCAGCCCAAATACAATATGTTTTACCGTCAGCCAGAACAAGGTCTGTTTGAAGAGCTGAAGAAGAATGGAATGGGTTCCATAGTATTCTCGCCCCTGGCACAAGGTGTTTTAACGGACCGCTATCTGTCTGGATTCCCTGAAGATTCACGAGCAGTTCGGGATGGTCGCTATCTGAAGCCTGATTTTATCAAGGAAGAACAACTCGACAAGGTGCATGCCCTGAAAAAGATCGCGGATAATCGTGGTCAGAATGTGGCTCAATTAGCCATTGCCTGGGTGTTACGTAAGGAGGAGGTGACTTCAGCGTTGATCGGTGCTTCAAAAGTTGCCCAGATTGAGGATGCTGCAGGCGCTCTGAACAATTTGGATTTTACCCCAACAGAACTGGATGAGATTGAAAACATTTTTGGGTAA